One bacterium genomic window, CTTGCGCACCATTCGCGCCAGCCTGTGATAAAGCTGTCCAACCGGAACGAGTCTCGTTTCAATTACGCGATGCTGCAGATCATTCAATTTCTTTTCCAATTCCGCAGCGGCGCGCGACAGCGCCACGCCGTAGCGCGACGTGGAGCCGGCGGCCATAAGCTCGCGGCTTAAATTGCTGATCATTGTTTTGGAGATGACAAGCTCTCCAATGACGTTAATGACGTCGTCCAGTTTCTGGATATCCACGCGAACGGTGTTTGAAATACTGCGAAGTGTATCTTCGGCGGCGGTTTCCTGTTCCTTTAATTCTTCCCCGGGTTGAGGAGGAACGATCTGCCGTTCCCGGCCTTTTCCAATATTGCTTATCTCAACGTCCGCGCGATTCAAATGCTGAAGCAGCGCCTCCGGACTCTGCTCGCTGCCGTAAATTAAACGGAACAGCATTGTGTCAGGTCCGGCAGCAACATCGAAGTACGGCAAAGTGGAAATGATTTCTCCGTGTCGGGACAGCCGGTCGTTGATTTCACGCAGCTCCCTGTCAAAAGTAGAATTATTTAAAAGAAGCCGGATGCTGTAAATATGTTGCCGGTTGCGAATATTCTCTCTGAGCCGGTGTTCTTCATATTCTGTAAAGGAAAGAATAGTTTGTTCATCCAGATTCAATTCGGGAAACGCGCCCGCTTCAGGCGCCGTCACTCCCGCAGCCATCATCTGTCCAATGGTTCGAACGAGACTGGAAGGGTCGACTTTTTCCTTTGAATTCTCTTTGATAGCAGCAAGCATTTTGTTGAGAAGGTCGATTGCTTGAAACAGCAAATCGACCGTCTTTTCCCGTAATTCCATTTTGCCAAGACGGAGATGATCCAGCATGTTTTCCAGCTCGTGCGTGAAATTCGAAATGCCGTCAAATCCCAGCATTCCGGAAATGCCTTTTAAAGAATGAAATTCGCGGAAAAGTTTATTGATCAGGTCAGGACGTATTTTGTTGTTTTTTAGCGATTCTTCGAGCTGTTGCAGCCCTGTTGTGAGCTCCTCCAGTAATTCTTCTGCCTCGCTGAGAAACTCTTTTTTAGCAGATTCCTTATCTTTCATTTTTGAACAGAAGGACGCAAAGATCGCAAAGATTTATTCTTTATTTTCTTCGCGTCCTTTGCGTCCTTCTGTAAAAAAATTAGCCTTCGTTCCTTTGTTCTCTTCTGTTATCTTCAAAATTTTTCGAATGATCACGTGCAGGTCTCGCGGGTCGAATGGTTTCGCCAGATAATCATCAGCGCCAAGCGCCATCCCTCGTTTGCGGTCTGCCTCACTTTTTTCTGTGGAAATAATGACGACCGGAATCGTGCAGTATTCAGGGTGGTTTTTTACAAAACTGAGAAGCTCCAGACCATTGATGTCCGGCATATTGATGTCGGTAAGAATGATATCGATTGACTGCTGTGGGAGGGCCTTGAGAGCTTCGAATCCGTTAGCTGCCTGCACGGAGAGAATATTCGGCAAAGCGGAAAGGGAAGAAACGATGAACTCGCGCATGATCGCGGAGTCTTCGACAACCAGAGCTGTCTTCATCGCTGTATTCATGCGTGTTGAGAAGCTTTTTGCAATTCCTGATGAATGCTGTCCAGCACGCCGTTGATAAAAGTTGCGGAATCAGTTGTTCCAAATTTTTTAGCAATCTCGATGGCTTCGTTGATCACTGCTTTTGGCGGAACGGTTTGTTCTTCCAGCAACTCGTACGTTCCGATGCGCAGGATGTTGCGATCGGTTGCCGGCATTCGATCGATTTTCCAGTGACTGGAATGGCTGGAGATCAAGGAATCGATTTTTTCTTGATTCGCAAGAGTCCCTTTTACAAGTAGGGAAGCGTACTCGACAATTTCCGGTTTCGCTTCATTAATTTCCCAGAAAACTTTTAAGAAGTCCCCGGTCGCGGCGGGATTCAGATCCAGAGCGTACAGGATCTGCAGCGCATATTCTCTTGCCTTCCTTCTCATGCCTCTATTTTAGTCATTTTTTAACCGCCAAGTCGTCAAGACGCCAAGAAAACTCTTTGATATTTTCACTTGGCGCCTTGGCGTCTTGGCGGTTCATCCCTTTAGTTTTCTGTAGAGATTCGCCATTTCTACAGCGGCCATGGCTGATTCCCAGCCTTTATTTTCCGAACGTTCCCCGGCGCGGGCGACAGCCTGTTCCATTGTGTCCGCCGTAATGACTCCAAACGTCACAGGAATTCCGAACTCGGCAGCCACGTTCTGGATTCCTCTCGCGCATTCCGAGCTGATCAATTCAAAATGCAATGTCTCACCTCTCAACAGCGCGCCAAGACAAATAATTGCATCCTGTCTCTTTGTTTCCGCAATCTTGCGCGCCGCCTGAGGAATCTCAAACGATCCGGGCACTCTTACGATTTGAATGTTTTCTTCATTTACTCCCTGAGTGATTAGCGCCTCCAGAGCGCTCTGCAGCAAGCGATCTGTAATGAAAGAATTGTACCTGCTTGCGATGATTGCGAAGCGGAGCGAGGCGCCCTCCTGGGTTCCTTCGATAGAAGCGGCCATGCGCTTATTATGGCAGATCTGCTGTTTGCTTCTATACGTGGAGCCGGCGATGTTTTTTGACCCTGATAAACATAAACGTATAATACAGATATACTTTCAATGTCCTGACACGAGTGGGGACGGATGGAAAAGGTGCGGCGATAATTTTCAAGTACCTCAGCGGCCAGGAAGGTTCTACTGATGATAGAGTCTCATTCTAAACAAACGAACGAACAGCTTCCTCAACCGAAACGAAGAAAGACATGGGTGACGTTGGGTTTAGGAGGGAAAGGAAAGAATGGAATGACAGGAATTCATTCAACCGAACCGGGCACAGCGGACCTTCTCGATTGTGCCGCTGTGCTTTTATGGCGTAGCGATGAAAATGGTCTTTACAGGTATTTCAACCGGCCCTGGCTCGAATTTCGCGGACGAACTCTGGAAGAGGAAAAGGGTCTGGGCTGGATTGAAGGGATCCATCCGGACGATCTGAAGAATGCACTGGATATTCACGTGAAAGCTTCTGTAAAACAGG contains:
- a CDS encoding chemotaxis protein CheA — protein: MKDKESAKKEFLSEAEELLEELTTGLQQLEESLKNNKIRPDLINKLFREFHSLKGISGMLGFDGISNFTHELENMLDHLRLGKMELREKTVDLLFQAIDLLNKMLAAIKENSKEKVDPSSLVRTIGQMMAAGVTAPEAGAFPELNLDEQTILSFTEYEEHRLRENIRNRQHIYSIRLLLNNSTFDRELREINDRLSRHGEIISTLPYFDVAAGPDTMLFRLIYGSEQSPEALLQHLNRADVEISNIGKGRERQIVPPQPGEELKEQETAAEDTLRSISNTVRVDIQKLDDVINVIGELVISKTMISNLSRELMAAGSTSRYGVALSRAAAELEKKLNDLQHRVIETRLVPVGQLYHRLARMVRKISRETGKTVQIEFFGEGTELDKIMIEQISDPLMHVVRNAIDHGIESKEERRRAGKPEQGLIKVSAFQRGNNVVIQVQDDGRGIQVYRVQEHARRRGLIPKDRVLDQTETLEIIFAPGFSSTDKVTELSGRGVGLDVVKRNIAELKGSISVFTEENRGSVFEITLPITLAIIQALIVRIGQVKYAVPLSSVAETVRIFSRDIQTVDRKEVYYLRNRTIPLILVDQFFDLPRNGSRQKAFVIVIQMAEQFFGLVVDELVGQQEIIIKSMGDKLKNVPGIAGATEIGERKPILVLDAESMIEEVTHGKIRGL
- the nusB gene encoding transcription antitermination factor NusB gives rise to the protein MRRKAREYALQILYALDLNPAATGDFLKVFWEINEAKPEIVEYASLLVKGTLANQEKIDSLISSHSSHWKIDRMPATDRNILRIGTYELLEEQTVPPKAVINEAIEIAKKFGTTDSATFINGVLDSIHQELQKASQHA
- the ribH gene encoding 6,7-dimethyl-8-ribityllumazine synthase, with protein sequence MAASIEGTQEGASLRFAIIASRYNSFITDRLLQSALEALITQGVNEENIQIVRVPGSFEIPQAARKIAETKRQDAIICLGALLRGETLHFELISSECARGIQNVAAEFGIPVTFGVITADTMEQAVARAGERSENKGWESAMAAVEMANLYRKLKG